The following coding sequences lie in one Pseudorca crassidens isolate mPseCra1 chromosome 2, mPseCra1.hap1, whole genome shotgun sequence genomic window:
- the CFAP141 gene encoding cilia- and flagella-associated protein 141 produces the protein MLPLIHSERSRTFSPPPLGNWLLPVSKGKGLCVSHYDRVLSEVLEIKADQQNSVFLQSFQRAPGLKKMVDRWRNSHTHCLWQMTLSQRRNPYAILRMQDTMVQELALANKQLLMVRQAALHQLFEKEHQQYQQELNQMGKAFYVERL, from the exons ATGTTACCTTTGATCCATTCTGAAAGGAGTAGGactttctccccacctcccctagGAAATTGGCTACTCCCTGTCTCTAAAGGGAAAGGTCTATGTGTCTCCCACTATGATAGGGTACTGAGTGAGGTACTGGAGATCAAGGCAGATCAACAGAACTCCGTTTTCTTGCAGAGTTTTCAAAGGGCCCCGGGACTTAAGAAGATGGTGGACAG GTGGCGTAATTCACACACTCACTGTCTGTGGCAGATGACATTAAGCCAGAGGAGAAACCCATATGCCATCCTAAGGATGCAGGACACTATGGTGCAGGAGTTGGCACTGGCCAACAAGCAATTACTGATG gtcCGTCAAGCTGCCCTGCACCAGCTGTTTGAAAAGGAGCATCAGCAGTACCAACAGGAACTAAATCAGATGGGCAAAGCTTTTTATGTGGAGAGACTCTAA
- the C2H1orf43 gene encoding protein C1orf43 homolog isoform X2: MASGSNWLSGVNVVLVMAYGSLDLKEEIDIRLSRVQDIKYEPQLLADDDARLLQLETQGNQNCYNYLYRMKALDAIRASEIPFHAEGRHPRSLMGKNFRSYLLDLRNTSTPFKGVRKALIDTLLDGYETARYGTGVFGHSEYLRYQEALSELATVVKARSGSSQRQHQSAAKDLTQSPEVSPTTIQVTYLPSSQKSKRAKHFLELKSFKDNYNTLESTL, translated from the exons ATGGCGTCCGGCAGTAACTGGCTGTCCGGCGTGAATGTCGTGCTGGTGATGGCCTACGGGAGCCTG GACTTAAAAGAGGAGATTGATATCCGACTATCCAGGGTTCAGGATATCAAATATGAACCTCAGCTCCTTGCAGATGATGACGCAAGACTGCTACAGCTGGAAACCCAGGGAAATCAAA ATTGCTACAACTATCTATACAGGATGAAAGCTCTGGATGCCATCCGTGCCTCTG AGATCCCATTTCATGCTGAAGGCCGGCATCCCCGTTCCTTAATGGGCAAGAATTTCCGCTCCTATCTGCTAGATCTTCGAAACACTAGTACTCCTTTCAAGGGTGTGCGCAAGGCCCTCATTGATACCCTGCTGGATGGCTATGAGACAGCCCGCTATGGGACAGGG gTCTTTGGCCACAGTGAGTACCTGCGCTATCAGGAGGCCCTGAGTGAGCTGGCCACAGT ggtCAAAGCCCGAAGTGGGAGCTCTCAGCGACAACATCAGTCAGCAGCCAAAGACCTAACCCAGTCTCCTGAAGTCTCCCCAACAACCATCCAGGTGACATACCTCCCCTCCAGTCAGAAGAGTAAACGTGCCAAGCACTTCCTCGAATTGAAGAGCTTTAAGGACAACTATAACACACTGGAGAGTACTCTGTGA
- the C2H1orf43 gene encoding protein C1orf43 homolog isoform X1 produces the protein MASGSNWLSGVNVVLVMAYGSLVFVLLFIFVKRQIMRFAMKSRRGPHVPVGHNAPKDLKEEIDIRLSRVQDIKYEPQLLADDDARLLQLETQGNQNCYNYLYRMKALDAIRASEIPFHAEGRHPRSLMGKNFRSYLLDLRNTSTPFKGVRKALIDTLLDGYETARYGTGVFGHSEYLRYQEALSELATVVKARSGSSQRQHQSAAKDLTQSPEVSPTTIQVTYLPSSQKSKRAKHFLELKSFKDNYNTLESTL, from the exons ATGGCGTCCGGCAGTAACTGGCTGTCCGGCGTGAATGTCGTGCTGGTGATGGCCTACGGGAGCCTG GTGTTTGTACTGctatttatttttgtgaagaGGCAAATCATGCGCTTTGCAATGAAATCCCGAAGGGGACCTCATGTCCCTGTGGGACACAATGCCCCCAAG GACTTAAAAGAGGAGATTGATATCCGACTATCCAGGGTTCAGGATATCAAATATGAACCTCAGCTCCTTGCAGATGATGACGCAAGACTGCTACAGCTGGAAACCCAGGGAAATCAAA ATTGCTACAACTATCTATACAGGATGAAAGCTCTGGATGCCATCCGTGCCTCTG AGATCCCATTTCATGCTGAAGGCCGGCATCCCCGTTCCTTAATGGGCAAGAATTTCCGCTCCTATCTGCTAGATCTTCGAAACACTAGTACTCCTTTCAAGGGTGTGCGCAAGGCCCTCATTGATACCCTGCTGGATGGCTATGAGACAGCCCGCTATGGGACAGGG gTCTTTGGCCACAGTGAGTACCTGCGCTATCAGGAGGCCCTGAGTGAGCTGGCCACAGT ggtCAAAGCCCGAAGTGGGAGCTCTCAGCGACAACATCAGTCAGCAGCCAAAGACCTAACCCAGTCTCCTGAAGTCTCCCCAACAACCATCCAGGTGACATACCTCCCCTCCAGTCAGAAGAGTAAACGTGCCAAGCACTTCCTCGAATTGAAGAGCTTTAAGGACAACTATAACACACTGGAGAGTACTCTGTGA
- the C2H1orf43 gene encoding protein C1orf43 homolog isoform X3, which produces MRFAMKSRRGPHVPVGHNAPKDLKEEIDIRLSRVQDIKYEPQLLADDDARLLQLETQGNQNCYNYLYRMKALDAIRASEIPFHAEGRHPRSLMGKNFRSYLLDLRNTSTPFKGVRKALIDTLLDGYETARYGTGVFGHSEYLRYQEALSELATVVKARSGSSQRQHQSAAKDLTQSPEVSPTTIQVTYLPSSQKSKRAKHFLELKSFKDNYNTLESTL; this is translated from the exons ATGCGCTTTGCAATGAAATCCCGAAGGGGACCTCATGTCCCTGTGGGACACAATGCCCCCAAG GACTTAAAAGAGGAGATTGATATCCGACTATCCAGGGTTCAGGATATCAAATATGAACCTCAGCTCCTTGCAGATGATGACGCAAGACTGCTACAGCTGGAAACCCAGGGAAATCAAA ATTGCTACAACTATCTATACAGGATGAAAGCTCTGGATGCCATCCGTGCCTCTG AGATCCCATTTCATGCTGAAGGCCGGCATCCCCGTTCCTTAATGGGCAAGAATTTCCGCTCCTATCTGCTAGATCTTCGAAACACTAGTACTCCTTTCAAGGGTGTGCGCAAGGCCCTCATTGATACCCTGCTGGATGGCTATGAGACAGCCCGCTATGGGACAGGG gTCTTTGGCCACAGTGAGTACCTGCGCTATCAGGAGGCCCTGAGTGAGCTGGCCACAGT ggtCAAAGCCCGAAGTGGGAGCTCTCAGCGACAACATCAGTCAGCAGCCAAAGACCTAACCCAGTCTCCTGAAGTCTCCCCAACAACCATCCAGGTGACATACCTCCCCTCCAGTCAGAAGAGTAAACGTGCCAAGCACTTCCTCGAATTGAAGAGCTTTAAGGACAACTATAACACACTGGAGAGTACTCTGTGA
- the C2H1orf43 gene encoding protein C1orf43 homolog isoform X4 has translation MASGSNWLSGVNVVLVMAYGSLVFVLLFIFVKRQIMRFAMKSRRGPHVPVGHNAPKDLKEEIDIRLSRVQDIKYEPQLLADDDARLLQLETQGNQNCYNYLYRMKALDAIRASEIPFHAEGRHPRSLMGKNFRSYLLDLRNTSTPFKGVRKALIDTLLDGYETARYGTGVFGHSEYLRYQEALSELATV, from the exons ATGGCGTCCGGCAGTAACTGGCTGTCCGGCGTGAATGTCGTGCTGGTGATGGCCTACGGGAGCCTG GTGTTTGTACTGctatttatttttgtgaagaGGCAAATCATGCGCTTTGCAATGAAATCCCGAAGGGGACCTCATGTCCCTGTGGGACACAATGCCCCCAAG GACTTAAAAGAGGAGATTGATATCCGACTATCCAGGGTTCAGGATATCAAATATGAACCTCAGCTCCTTGCAGATGATGACGCAAGACTGCTACAGCTGGAAACCCAGGGAAATCAAA ATTGCTACAACTATCTATACAGGATGAAAGCTCTGGATGCCATCCGTGCCTCTG AGATCCCATTTCATGCTGAAGGCCGGCATCCCCGTTCCTTAATGGGCAAGAATTTCCGCTCCTATCTGCTAGATCTTCGAAACACTAGTACTCCTTTCAAGGGTGTGCGCAAGGCCCTCATTGATACCCTGCTGGATGGCTATGAGACAGCCCGCTATGGGACAGGG gTCTTTGGCCACAGTGAGTACCTGCGCTATCAGGAGGCCCTGAGTGAGCTGGCCACAGTGTGA